In the genome of Candidatus Melainabacteria bacterium, the window GCGCGCTAACATCCATGATTTCTCGCAGCTCGGAAAAACACCAGCAGCGGTGCATTAGAGCTCAGAGTTAGCAATATCATTGCCAGAGGGTAAAATAACGATTGTGAGACTGTGAGGAAGGGGTTGCAATGATCAAATGGTTCTTCCTGCTGCTGTTCCTCATCTTCGTCTACCACGTGCGCGAAGTATTTCCTCCCTTCATAGTCGGGGGAATCGTCGCTTATCTTCTCAATCCACTGGTTGCCTGGCTGTGCCGGAAAGTCGGCTGGATGAAACCGCCTATTGCCGTCGGTGTCATCTATTTCGGCGCGCTATTTACGGTTATCGCCCTGCTCGTAATTTTTGGACCACAGCTTGCCTCGGAATTTAAAGACATCTTCGACCAGCGCGAAGAGATGATTGGCAGCGTGCTCAATCAGATTTCCACGCAAACGCCGCTCAATTTCAACGTTCCGAAAGTAACTGCAGATGTAATGGCGAGTCTTGAGAACGCTGGACGGCCGGCGGAGATAATGCATTTCGGCGGTGTTGTCTCCAAAAGCTTGCTTGCCATTTTGGTCTGCCTCGTATCCTCAATCTATTTGATTATTGATGGAGCCAGAGTCGGGAAATTCTTTCTGCGCTTCGTCCCGCACGAGCGCCGCAGCGCTGTCGTTGATCTTTCGTCACGCATGAACCTCATGTTGAGCAAGTACGTCAGCGGTCAGTTGATTCTAATTGTCATCATGTCGGGTGTTTCGTACTTCATCCTCACCTGCTTCGGTATCAAGTACGCCTTATTTATCGGCATCTTCTGTGGTGTCATGGAAATAATACCTGTGCTGGGTCCGCTGCTTGGAATCGGTTTTGCCACTATTGTCGGGTGCACGCAACTACACTTCGATATTATTGCTCTCGGTATACCAGCGGCTCTCTTTCTCGCTCGCCAGATCGAAGACTACATCGTCGTTCCTAAAGTTATCGGTCATGCGGTCGAACTGCACCCGCTGGCAGTAATCTTTGCTGTGCTGGTAGGCGAACATATGGCAGGAGCGCTGGGCATGCTGATTGCCATTCCTGTTGCCGCATCTGTAAAACTGATTCTAGACTCCTCCTACCCGCTTGCTCCAGACGATCAAGTAGAACCAAAACAACACGGCGGCGCACTGGCCTGGCTCGTCGCAAAATACAAAGGCAACCCGCTCGACCGCAAACCGGAGCCGCCAAGCTCTGACGAGATTCAGCAAGAGGCTGCTGCTGATTGGGCACACACACGAAACGAAGTAACCAACGAAAAATTGGCAGAGCAAATGATCGGTATGCAAGATGCAGAAGCGCATGAAATCAAAGAAGCAGCCCTGATCAAACTGGAAGAAAGAAAACAAAAAGCGGCCGAAGAAAAAGCTCGTAAAGCCGCGCTCTCAGAAGAGAACAAGATGCAGAGCTAATTATGCTCGTGCTCACCCGGTTGATATCTTTCAGAACTTCACAGTCGATGCAACGATGAATTCATCGAAATCGGCATCGGATCTACATTGTCTGTAGCGATAATCACTCCAATCAAACTGAAGTATGCCACCGCACCGCACATCAAGTGCACCGGCTTCAGCTGATTTGTTGAAATCAAACGCAAATAAATTAGCGCGGAAAATATTGCCACTATTCCCGAAGCAATAGCTTTGGGTTCAAGATCCCACGCCGTAAAGGCAACTCCGAATGCGACCGGGAAACAGGCTTGAAAGACAAGCGCGCCTGTGATGTTTGCGAGCGCAAGCGTGTCTTTGCCGCTTCTAGCCCAGATGATCGAATTGATTTTCTCAGGCAACTCAGTGGCAATCGGCGAAACAATAAGAGAAAGGAAGAGCGCCGAAAATCCAATGCCTTTCGCAATCGTTTCAATATGATCGACGAACAAGGAAGCACCGCCGACGATACCAGCCAGCGCTATAAAAATCTGCGGAACGATCAGCCTGAGGCGTTTCGATTCCAGCTTGAGAACCTTTGCAAGATACAGAGGCTCAGGTTCATCCCCCATTTCGGATTCACCTTTGATCGTCATATACACATATACAGGGTAGATGAGAAAAATGCCGGCAGCGACAAGCAGCCGCAAATTTCGATCAGGCCCCATGAACGAAGCGCCAAGAGCAAGACTATAGGCGATTATAAAGAAGCAGAGATCGCGGGTGAGCAAGCCGTTGTTTATCTTCATCTCGCCCTTCCGTCGTCCGGTACGAGTGAAGACGAACATCGAAAGACCGCAGAGAGACAGCGTCAGAGTGCTCAGCATGAATGGGGCGCCGGCTATGGCGCCTATACCCACATCAGCCCCATGTTTGCCGCCGAACCAGAACACTGCCACTATCGGGATGAGCGTCTCCGGCAGAGCTGTGCCTACAGCCGCCAGAAGGCTGCCAACAACCCCTTCGCTCAGGCCCAGACGCTGTCCGAGCCACTCGACACCGTTGGTAAACAACTCCGCTGCTGCCACAATCAGCACCAGCGCTATAGCTAAAAGAGCATAATGTGCGAACAAGTTTTATTGGGTCTCCGAAGTTCGCACGTCTGTAGCAAGTTTCATAGATTTTACATCCGTGCTACATACAAAGCATACGTGCAATACTAATCCTTGCCGAACTGCAATAGCAAGAGAGAATCAGATGATAACCGTCGCAAATGTCGAGCATGTCGCCAAACTAGCCCGCCTGAGCCTTTCTGAAGATGAGAAGAAGCTTTATACAGAGCAACTTGGCAAAATCATCGGTTTCTTTGCAGAATTAAATGCAATTGATACAACCGGGGTGGAACCCATGTCTCATGCGCTCTCCGTCACAAATGTAATGAGAGAAGATGAAGTGGAGACTCCTCCAGGGCACGAAATCCTTCTAAAGACTGCGCCAGCAAGGGATGACGGATTCTTCCGCGTTCCCAAAATCGGCGAATAAATACTCGATCGATATTCAGACTAACGCAAATTTATCGATGCCAACGGCGATCCTTAGACGCTGTTGATACTTGAGCCATGCTCGATCTTCGCGGGAATAGCTTATAGTAATCCTAGGACAGCTCTGAGCAAGAAAGCTGCTCGGCTATCATTTGGGATCTGCAAGACAGGAGGCAATATGAACACCAGGTATGTATTCGTTACCGGTGGGGTCGTCTCTTCATTGGGGAAGGGCATTATTGCTGCCTCTCTGGGGCGGTTGCTCAGAGCCAGGAACATTTCGACGACGATTGTCAAGCTGGACCCTTATCTCAACGTCGACCCGGGCACGATGAGCCCATACCAGCACGGTGAGGTCTTCGTAACAGAAGACGGTGCCGAGACAGACCTCGACCTGGGCCATTACGAGCGCTTCATCGACGTCGACCTCAGTCGCATGAACAATGTCACAGCCGGCTACATCTATAAGAGCGTTCTTGAGAAAGAACGCCGTGGCGACTACCTGGGCGGCACAGTCCAGATGATTCCGCATGTCTCCAACGAAATCAAAAACTTCTTGCGAAAGGCGGCAAGCACATCTCTGGCTGAAGTTGTAATCGTCGAAGTAGGCGGAACGGTGGGCGACATCGAAAGTCTGATCTTCCTCGAAGCAATTCGCCAGATGCGAAAAGATATAGGTCGCGACAACGTTTGCTATATCCACGTCACTATGATTCCAAACTTGCGCACAACCGACGAGTTGAAGACCAAGCCGACTCAGCACAGCGTGGAAACATTGAGAGCACGGGGTATTCAGCCAGACATCCTGGTCTGTCGAACTGAAAGAAACATTCCGCCGGCAATCAAAGACAAACTGGCGCTCTTTACCGACGTCGACTTGAATGCTGTGATTCAGTGTCGCGATGTTCAACATCTCTATGAAGTGCCACTGTTGATGGAACAGGAGGGACTGGCAGAGCGTGTGCTAGAGCGTGTTCACCTGCAAAACAACCCGCCTGACCTGGTTGAGTGGAAGCAGCTAGTAGACCGCGTCAAGCGTCCGACTAAGACTGTGACAGTAGCGATCGTAGGCAAGTACGTTATGTTGTCTGACGCCTACATCTCGGTTGTCGAATCTCTCAAACATGCTGGAGCCAAACTGGGCGCGGCAGTGAATATCAAATGGGTACTGTCCGAAGACGTCGAAAAAAACGGAGCCCATGAATATTTGATGGGCGTCGACGGTGTGCTCGTGCCCGGTGGCTTCGGCGACCGAGGCATAGAAGGCAAGATACTTGCCGGACAATACGCGCGTGAACGCAAGATTCCTTATCTTGGTCTATGCCTCGGAATGCAAACGGCAGTAATTGAATTTGCTCGCAACGTAGCAAATATGGCTAGCGCAAATTCGACAGAGTTTGATCCAGCCAGTAAGTATCCGGTTATCGACTTGATGCCGGACCAGCACAATGTGACACTCAAGGGCGGCACGATGCGCCTGGGCAGATATCCATGCCACCTCAAGTCAGGAACGAAAGCGGCTGCGGTTTACGGTTCAGAACTCATACACGAGCGTCATCGTCATCGCTACGAAGTCAACAATTCACTGCGAGATCAACTCTCGAAATCAGGAATGATCTTCTCGGGTCTCTCTCCCGATGAGAAATTGGTCGAGATGATTGAACTGCCGGATCACCCCTACTTTGTCGCTTGCCAGTTCCACCCGGAACTCAAGTCAAGACCGGACAAAGCTCATCCGCTATTTGTCGGATTGGTTGACGCAATGATCAAGAAGCACGAATTGGATGCACCGCCTGCGGTGAACGATAAAGGCGAAGATAAAATCGTTAAAGGCAAAGCTTCCGCAGTTCATCAACACAACTAGAATAGGGTCTTAAAATCCGGTCAGTCGGCGTATAGAGCGGATGCCGTGGTTGAGCCCTTTTAGTAGCGCCAAGACAAAGCAGTTTCTGGTCGTAGCCCGATATCAGATCCAGCACCTCAGCGCTTCGCCCCAAAAGCTCGCCATGGTTGCCCCAGGCAAGAATGACTTGTTCTGCAGACGATACGGATTCCAAAATATACTCGTCGTTTAATTTACCAACAGGATCTCTGGCTTGCCGCAACTCTTTCGGATAAGTGGCGCAAAGGGCAAAAAGGTTGACGACCTCAAGTGAACCGAATCCAAACCTTGTTGCCATGCCGATACAAGTGCGAATGGTCTGATCATTCTTTTCGGCATCAGCTTTACTGGGATTCAACATCAAAAACACAACTTGCGGTTTTTGTTTGTCCCACTTGCGCCACAACTTGTAGCGATATCTTCTGGTTCGATTGAATATAGCCCCGCTCTCCAACTCAGGCATGGCTATTTCTCCGGGGGTGATTGGCGCTCGAGTGAATTTTGACGCAGCAAGCTGTGCAATTCTTTCTCCGATTGAAAGGGCGTTTCTCCAAGCCACCCTTTCATCCACATAATCAAAAGTGTTATCAGAGCGATTATCAGCATGAGCAATAGTGCATAAGGATAACCAAAATACCATCGCAATTCAGGCATATTGAATGGCGAAGCAGTATTATCAAAATTCATACCATAGATACCCGCCACCAGTGTCGGTGGCACACACAGAGTGGTGATAATAGTCAGAACCTTCATTACTTCATTCATACGATTACTGATGCTGGAGAGATAAACGTCCTGCAAATCAGCGCTCAGTTCACGATAGGTTTCAATGAAATCAAGAATTTGCACTGCATGATCGTAGCAATCGCGCAAATGAATCAATGTTTCCTTATGAAATGCGTCAGGCGTATCTCGCAATAGGCTGTTGACGGCTTCGCGCAGCGGCCATATGGACCGCCGCAGAAAGAGCAGGTCCCGCTTGATCTTGTGAATCTTACCAATTACTGCACGCGAAGGTTTCTCAATGATCAACTCTTCCAGATCCTCCAGAGAATCTCCGTAATTTTCAAGGATGGGGAAATAGTTATCGATAACTGTATCCAGAAGAGAATAGGCGAGATAGTCCGGACCAGACACTCGCAATTTACCGGTGCCTTTGCGAATGCGCTCGCGGGCTGGGTCCATGCAGTCAATCGGCCCGTCCTGAAAAGTAACGACGAAATTTTTTCCCAGGAAAATGTTGAGCTGCTCGACTTTGATTTCATCATCTTCCCACTTCAACATATGCGCGACTATATAAAACTGAGCGTCATATGTCTCGACCTTAGCGCGCTGATGGAAAGTCATCACATCTTCGAGCGCGAGGTTATGGATATTGAAAAAGTGTCCGAACTCCTTGATCACAGAGGCATCACCGAGCCCATCCACATTGACCCAGGTAACCGGATATTTGTTCAAAAGCGGCTCGAGTTCGCCCACAGTGGTGATCTCTTTCTCGACCAGCTCATTTGGTCCATAAGCGATCACCGTAATCACCGGATGCGGTGCATCCTTTTTTGCTTCAACACTGCCTGGCAGAGTATTTATTGCATAAGAGGCTAACTGCTGATGCAGTCTGTCTTTACGACTTTTTCGAGAACGGCTCATGGATGACCTGTCTAGCGAGTGCCCGCAAGTAAGATACATTGTCAAAGGCAGGCGCGCAACGGCTTCATTACCAAATTCGCATATACTTCCGCGTGACAAGCCGCCCAATGTATAATAGATTGTTGATAATTTCCTTGAGCTGGGCGTGAGATGCGGGTTTTAGCCACTCTTCTGATTAGCACAGCAACTGTATTAACTTACAGCTGCCGATTGGTGCTGGCTGAGAATGAAGATGTCCAGGAGTGGCAGGCTCAGATAGCAGCGGGTAAATATGCCGGTCTCGAAAAACAAATTGAGGCAGCCCGGCAAAGCGCTTTAGAGAAAAGTGATTACGTTCGAGTCAGCGCCATCGAAGAATTGCAAAACGACATAAAACGCCGCAAGGCAGCAGCCAGCGGAGCTAAAGTCGACAACGCCGCCACCATGAATGAAGCGATCCGCATGCAGATGTTGCTGCTGCAAACAATGGTTGAGAAATTTGCAAAAAAGCATAATGGGAAATATCCGGTTGCTTTGAACGCGGAGTTCCAGAGCTACTTCCCAATGATTACAATCAACAAATCAACTTCGACAGCCCCCTTCTATAACCCATTTACAAAGAAACAGGAATGGTTTGTCATCAAGCCACTGACAAAACTAGACGAAGCTGGTGAAGAAGAAACATTACCGAAGGGGCAAATAGTTTACTGCCCGATCAAGAATGGAGCTTCTTATGCCATCATTGCCGGGGGCGCTGACGGAAAGTTGATTCACAACAAAGATGGTCAGAACTTGATCATGACAAAGAAGTGAACGCCACGAGGACAAGAGCTTGGCGCTAAAATCACTGGGCAAAATATTACTTCTAGCACTGATAAGCATTAACCTTTTTGCCGGAGCATCGCACGCCGAGGGATTCCCCGGCAAAGGCGACGAAGACGCCTGGAGCGATGCGCTTCCATACTACAATCGAGGCAATCGCTACCTGCAGAAAGAGCAATATCAGCAGGCACTCGAAGACTTCAAGGTGGCGGTTGGCAAATACACGTTCGACCCGGACTTCTATACCAATCTCGGTGTCGCCTACAGAAAAGTAGGTGACTACGCCAATGCGGAGGACGCGTACAAAAAATCACTGGCGCTAAACGACAAAGACTGGATGCCCTGGAACGATCTCGCAAACGTCTACCTGAAGCAAGACAAGCTGAAAGAGACAGTCGCCACCTTTCAACGAGCACTCAAGTGCAATCCGCCCGCCAAAGACCGTGCTGCAATCGAACAAGACATCAAAGATATCAACAAGATATTGAGAATGCAGGCGCCACCACCCAAAGTAGCAAACACGGCAACGAAAACCAAGCAACAATCTCAAGCTCCCGCACAAGAACAATCACGCTCTCAATCTTCCAAACAATCGGCACAACATTCGCAGCCACTGTCAAAGACCGCGTCTCAGCCCCAGTCGCAGGAAGGGGCGCAGAGTAAGCCCTCTGACAAAAAGGAAATGAAAGGAAGCGGCTGGGACTACGTCTATGGCGGCAAAAACTAGTCCATGTTTCTCGACTCGATGAAAAATTTAGTGCGCGGGCTGGGCGAAAGAATCGTCTATCCAGAAGGCGCAGAAGAACGCGCGATCAGAGCCGCTGAGCTTTTGCGCAGAGAGAATTTCGCCATTCCAATTCTACTTGGCAAGAAAGCAGATGTCGAAGGAAAAGCGGCATCATTGGATATTGACCTTACCGAAATTGAAGTTATCGATCCGCAAGCACAAAACAACCTTAGCGAGTTTGCTGAGACTTATTACGAACTGCGCAAACACAAAGGAGTAACGCCGGAACAGGCGTTGCTCAAAATAAAATTGCCGCACTACTACGGCGCCATGATGGTTCGTAAAGGCGAGGCTGACGGAATGGTCTCCGGTCTTAACAGCGAAACCAAACCGTTCATTCCCGCGTTTGAAATCATCCAGCTCAAGAAGGGGTTCAGAAGAGCATCCTCGCTTTTCGTGCTGGAGTGGCCGGAACGCTTGTTGTTTTTTGCGGATTGTTCGGTCAACATCGATCCTGATGCAGAAACGCTTGCAGACATTGCTCACGCCACCGCACAAACAGTGCAGTCATTTGGCTACGAACCGCGCATCGCCTTTCTGTCTTTTTCCACTCGAGACAGCGCCAAAAGCCCACTTGTAGACAAAGTCAAAGAAGCCACGCGACTGGCAAAACAGCTTTGTCCGGGCACCGTGCTGGATGGCGAAGTACAATTTGACGCGGCGCTCCTGCCCGAAGTTGCGAAGAAAAAGGCACCCGACAGCCCGTTCATAGAAGCAGGTGCAAACGTTTTTATCTTCCCAAATCTTGATTGCGGCAATATCGCCTACAAAATCACAGAACGCCTTGGTCGCGCCACAGCCACCGGACCGATTTTACAGGGGCTCAATCATCCGATTAATGACGTATCTCGTGGATGTTCGTACGAGGATTTTGCCAACGTAGGCATTCTCACAGCAGCACTGGCGCGAATGCAAAAGTGAGCAGGCTTAGCTGCTTTTCTGCACGGATTTGGGGATTGGGAAACATTTTTTGACAGATTTATTCAACAGATTTCTGAAACGACTTTGTGGAATAAATTTGTGGAATAAAATGATGGAATAAAGTGTGAAACAACTGTAAGAGGAACCGCGAGAGGCCCGCAGTAAACCATGAATTCACTTGAAGCAACCAATAAACTTTGTGCCTACTGCAACCAGTACGATTTCACCGATTTCAGTACTTGCCGGTATTGCGGCAACAAATACGGGACGGTTCCACCGCCGCCACCGAAGACCTACCTGACAGAAAAAACGCTGGCGGTCTGTGCAGCGGCAATTATCATGTTTGGCGTGGTCCATCATCAACGAAGCAAAGCAGAGTCAGTTCGTAAAACGACGCTAACTGAAATCAAACGAGAGATCACTTCTTCGCGCAGACCACGCGTGCTCGAGTTCGGTGCAGAGTGGTGTGGAGCCTGCAAAGCCTATGGACCGACGATTGAAGCAGCAAGAGCCAGATTTCCAGACATTGATTTTGTGAGATATGACATCGACAACGCAAACACCGCCGAACTGGCTCAAGGTCTGGGCGTAAGTGCTATTCCAGTTACTTGCTTTTTCGACCGGCAGGGTCAGCTAACGGCTCAAGAAGTTGGCTGTATACCCGACGACGAACTTAATTCCAGGCTTAAATCGATTTTGTAAGTTCAAACCTGGAGGTTACAGCACCAGAATTTTCCGCTGTTCCAGAACATCAGGGTATTGCGGAACACCAGACTATTCCGGACAGGGTGCTAGAACGCTCGCTACAGTCTGCTCGACGGCCATGCGCCTGTGCATGTCAATCATCTCCGGACACAGCGGGTTCGTGCCGGTTGGCCATAGATGCTTGACGTTGTCGATGCTGCAGAAATAGAAAACGCACATTCCTATTATGTTTACAGCTGCGTGCAGAGGGTCCAACTCGCGAAATTGTTTTGACTCAGAGCCCCTTTTCAAGATATCAACAAGTGGCGCATACAGCGACGTAATAGCAATCTGGCTGTAGAACTTGCCCTTATTTTGAATTCCTTCGTAGAAAAAAATCGCCGGCAAATTAGGGTTGCCGCTGAGATCTCGCAAAAAGCTATCGACGAAATTTCGCAATGACAC includes:
- a CDS encoding TetR/AcrR family transcriptional regulator; protein product: MSPTSSKKHAPLVRDAEATKGRILDAAEEEFARGGLLGARTEAIAAKTGVTKSMIFYHFGDKEGLYQAVLERAVSMRVATLQKTDLHNSDAEVSLRNFVDSFLRDLSGNPNLPAIFFYEGIQNKGKFYSQIAITSLYAPLVDILKRGSESKQFRELDPLHAAVNIIGMCVFYFCSIDNVKHLWPTGTNPLCPEMIDMHRRMAVEQTVASVLAPCPE
- a CDS encoding tetratricopeptide repeat protein, which encodes MALKSLGKILLLALISINLFAGASHAEGFPGKGDEDAWSDALPYYNRGNRYLQKEQYQQALEDFKVAVGKYTFDPDFYTNLGVAYRKVGDYANAEDAYKKSLALNDKDWMPWNDLANVYLKQDKLKETVATFQRALKCNPPAKDRAAIEQDIKDINKILRMQAPPPKVANTATKTKQQSQAPAQEQSRSQSSKQSAQHSQPLSKTASQPQSQEGAQSKPSDKKEMKGSGWDYVYGGKN
- a CDS encoding DUF1643 domain-containing protein — protein: MESGAIFNRTRRYRYKLWRKWDKQKPQVVFLMLNPSKADAEKNDQTIRTCIGMATRFGFGSLEVVNLFALCATYPKELRQARDPVGKLNDEYILESVSSAEQVILAWGNHGELLGRSAEVLDLISGYDQKLLCLGATKRAQPRHPLYTPTDRILRPYSSCVDELRKLCL
- a CDS encoding CTP synthase — protein: MNTRYVFVTGGVVSSLGKGIIAASLGRLLRARNISTTIVKLDPYLNVDPGTMSPYQHGEVFVTEDGAETDLDLGHYERFIDVDLSRMNNVTAGYIYKSVLEKERRGDYLGGTVQMIPHVSNEIKNFLRKAASTSLAEVVIVEVGGTVGDIESLIFLEAIRQMRKDIGRDNVCYIHVTMIPNLRTTDELKTKPTQHSVETLRARGIQPDILVCRTERNIPPAIKDKLALFTDVDLNAVIQCRDVQHLYEVPLLMEQEGLAERVLERVHLQNNPPDLVEWKQLVDRVKRPTKTVTVAIVGKYVMLSDAYISVVESLKHAGAKLGAAVNIKWVLSEDVEKNGAHEYLMGVDGVLVPGGFGDRGIEGKILAGQYARERKIPYLGLCLGMQTAVIEFARNVANMASANSTEFDPASKYPVIDLMPDQHNVTLKGGTMRLGRYPCHLKSGTKAAAVYGSELIHERHRHRYEVNNSLRDQLSKSGMIFSGLSPDEKLVEMIELPDHPYFVACQFHPELKSRPDKAHPLFVGLVDAMIKKHELDAPPAVNDKGEDKIVKGKASAVHQHN
- the gatC gene encoding Asp-tRNA(Asn)/Glu-tRNA(Gln) amidotransferase subunit GatC, whose translation is MITVANVEHVAKLARLSLSEDEKKLYTEQLGKIIGFFAELNAIDTTGVEPMSHALSVTNVMREDEVETPPGHEILLKTAPARDDGFFRVPKIGE
- the pta gene encoding phosphate acetyltransferase; the protein is MFLDSMKNLVRGLGERIVYPEGAEERAIRAAELLRRENFAIPILLGKKADVEGKAASLDIDLTEIEVIDPQAQNNLSEFAETYYELRKHKGVTPEQALLKIKLPHYYGAMMVRKGEADGMVSGLNSETKPFIPAFEIIQLKKGFRRASSLFVLEWPERLLFFADCSVNIDPDAETLADIAHATAQTVQSFGYEPRIAFLSFSTRDSAKSPLVDKVKEATRLAKQLCPGTVLDGEVQFDAALLPEVAKKKAPDSPFIEAGANVFIFPNLDCGNIAYKITERLGRATATGPILQGLNHPINDVSRGCSYEDFANVGILTAALARMQK
- a CDS encoding thioredoxin, with translation MNSLEATNKLCAYCNQYDFTDFSTCRYCGNKYGTVPPPPPKTYLTEKTLAVCAAAIIMFGVVHHQRSKAESVRKTTLTEIKREITSSRRPRVLEFGAEWCGACKAYGPTIEAARARFPDIDFVRYDIDNANTAELAQGLGVSAIPVTCFFDRQGQLTAQEVGCIPDDELNSRLKSIL
- the corA gene encoding magnesium/cobalt transporter CorA, which gives rise to MYLTCGHSLDRSSMSRSRKSRKDRLHQQLASYAINTLPGSVEAKKDAPHPVITVIAYGPNELVEKEITTVGELEPLLNKYPVTWVNVDGLGDASVIKEFGHFFNIHNLALEDVMTFHQRAKVETYDAQFYIVAHMLKWEDDEIKVEQLNIFLGKNFVVTFQDGPIDCMDPARERIRKGTGKLRVSGPDYLAYSLLDTVIDNYFPILENYGDSLEDLEELIIEKPSRAVIGKIHKIKRDLLFLRRSIWPLREAVNSLLRDTPDAFHKETLIHLRDCYDHAVQILDFIETYRELSADLQDVYLSSISNRMNEVMKVLTIITTLCVPPTLVAGIYGMNFDNTASPFNMPELRWYFGYPYALLLMLIIALITLLIMWMKGWLGETPFQSEKELHSLLRQNSLERQSPPEK
- a CDS encoding AI-2E family transporter, with the translated sequence MIKWFFLLLFLIFVYHVREVFPPFIVGGIVAYLLNPLVAWLCRKVGWMKPPIAVGVIYFGALFTVIALLVIFGPQLASEFKDIFDQREEMIGSVLNQISTQTPLNFNVPKVTADVMASLENAGRPAEIMHFGGVVSKSLLAILVCLVSSIYLIIDGARVGKFFLRFVPHERRSAVVDLSSRMNLMLSKYVSGQLILIVIMSGVSYFILTCFGIKYALFIGIFCGVMEIIPVLGPLLGIGFATIVGCTQLHFDIIALGIPAALFLARQIEDYIVVPKVIGHAVELHPLAVIFAVLVGEHMAGALGMLIAIPVAASVKLILDSSYPLAPDDQVEPKQHGGALAWLVAKYKGNPLDRKPEPPSSDEIQQEAAADWAHTRNEVTNEKLAEQMIGMQDAEAHEIKEAALIKLEERKQKAAEEKARKAALSEENKMQS
- a CDS encoding sodium:calcium antiporter → MFAHYALLAIALVLIVAAAELFTNGVEWLGQRLGLSEGVVGSLLAAVGTALPETLIPIVAVFWFGGKHGADVGIGAIAGAPFMLSTLTLSLCGLSMFVFTRTGRRKGEMKINNGLLTRDLCFFIIAYSLALGASFMGPDRNLRLLVAAGIFLIYPVYVYMTIKGESEMGDEPEPLYLAKVLKLESKRLRLIVPQIFIALAGIVGGASLFVDHIETIAKGIGFSALFLSLIVSPIATELPEKINSIIWARSGKDTLALANITGALVFQACFPVAFGVAFTAWDLEPKAIASGIVAIFSALIYLRLISTNQLKPVHLMCGAVAYFSLIGVIIATDNVDPMPISMNSSLHRL